A region from the Diadema setosum chromosome 17, eeDiaSeto1, whole genome shotgun sequence genome encodes:
- the LOC140241031 gene encoding uncharacterized protein: MMANSFTVLLSYIDAVLWLCTRLICGVVYIFEFNYRLVTAVFRGCIQLWSLMTDGMVAAGHLTIEAVWFLGQLPSRTVSLSRYLASITWSAACSAVEACFTSTMLCLLTVYESSIAIGCAILTSITNFWSHTVDSALVGMSQIGKFMNSLVDHVVSLSVDMLTNTTETLYRSKASLEDYLLNILNTATEYTIAGINYPIMIGKKLFYQCAEFSEFVVQEILFFIHSITEYITSACYDILDTVDQIVTFPLRLFRGFVQNVNLVCDDILSTYSVMEEFVFKNWYALIALGLCFTFLALVTVYLNVQHERNIQNSIRDLARLVTNLVQSGSQQAANPGGELRGPDQDAQNQRDQAGEARQADGEGYPTINENVSNNIRGAEGGNGDGPGPSRNGRGGYSLRRRASSPVGDTEKGDSIERLMSDLKHRLNEEQDRQLCVVCQDTVKDTLFLPCRHLCACRNCAETIVSSHARQQRICPLCRARIGSILEVYS; encoded by the coding sequence ATGATGGCCAACTCTTTCACAGTTCTCCTGTCGTACATCGACGCTGTGCTCTGGCTGTGCACGCGTCTCATCTGTGGTGTCGTCTACATCTTTGAGTTCAACTACAGACTTGTAACTGCAGTGTTCAGAGGGTGCATCCAGTTATGGAGCTTGATGACCGATGGCATGGTGGCTGCAGGCCACCTCACAATAGAAGCGGTCTGGTTTCTTGGACAGTTGCCCTCAAGAACCGTTAGTCTCAGCCGTTACTTGGCAAGTATCACCTGGAGTGCGGCGTGCAGTGCAGTTGAGGCATGTTTTACCAGCACGATGCTGTGCTTGCTCACTGTCTATGAATCTTCCATTGCAATTGGTTGTGCCATTCTCACATCCATCACAAATTTTTGGTCACACACAGTGGACTCTGCATTGGTGGGCATGTCCCAGATAGGAaaattcatgaattcacttGTCGATCATGTCGTTTCTCTCAGTGTTGACATGCTGACAAACACTACAGAAACCCTGTACAGGAGTAAAGCCAGCCTGGAAGATTATCTCCTGAATATTCTTAACACAGCCACTGAGTATACCATTGCTGGTATCAACTATCCAATAATGATAGGAAAGAAATTGTTCTATCAGTGTGCTGAATTCTCAGAGTTTGTAGTTCAGGAGATTTTGTTCTTTATACACTCGATTACTGAATACATTACAAGTGCTTGTTATGACATTCTGGACACTGTGGATCAGATTGTTACATTCCCCTTGAGGCTGTTCAGAGGATTTGTGCAGAATGTTAACCTTGTCTGTGATGACATACTGTCCACCTATTCTGTCATGGAGGAGTTTGTGTTCAAGAATTGGTATGCTTTGATTGCGCTGGGACTCTGTTTCACCTTCCTGGCGTTAGTCACAGTCTACCTCAACGTCCAACACGAGAGGAACATCCAGAATTCCATCCGAGATCTGGCCCGGCTGGTCACAAACCTGGTGCAGTCTGGCTCGCAGCAAGCTGCCAACCCAGGGGGAGAGTTACGAGGTCCCGACCAGGATGCCCAGAACCAGCGGGATCAAGCAGGAGAGGCAAGGCAGGCTGATGGGGAGGGCTATCCTACCATCAATGAGAATGTCTCAAATAACATTCGAGGCGCCGAGGGTGGGAACGGTGATGGACCTGGACCTAGCAGGAACGGGCGCGGGGGTTACTCTCTCCGTCGGCGAGCATCCAGCCCGGTGGGCGATACGGAGAAGGGGGATTCCATCGAACGCCTGATGAGCGACCTGAAGCACAGATTGAACGAGGAGCAGGATCGACAGCTGTGCGTCGTCTGCCAGGATACTGTCAAGGACACCTTGTTCCTCCCCTGCCGACATCTCTGTGCCTGTCGGAACTGTGCAGAGACCATTGTCAGCAGTCATGCGAGACAGCAAAGAATCTGTCCACTTTGCAGAGCTAGAATCGGTTCTATCTTGGAAGTTTATAGCTGA